A single Pan paniscus chromosome 21, NHGRI_mPanPan1-v2.0_pri, whole genome shotgun sequence DNA region contains:
- the ADAM33 gene encoding disintegrin and metalloproteinase domain-containing protein 33 isoform X8, whose amino-acid sequence MGWRPRRARGTPLLLLLLLLLLWPVPSAGVLQGHIPGQPVTPHWVLDGQPWRAVSLEEPVSKPDMGLVALEAEGQELLLELEKNHRLLAPGYIETHYSPDGQPVVLAPNHTVRCFHGLWDAPPEDHCHYQGRVRGFPDSWVVLCTCSGMSGLITLSRNASYYLRPWPPRGSKDFSTHKIFRMEQLLTWKGACGHRDPGNKAGMTSLPGGPQSRDRREALRTRKYLELYIVADHTLFLTRHRNLNHTKQRLLEVANYVDQLLRTLDIQVVLAGLEVWTERDRSRVTQDANATLWAFLQWRRGLWAQRPHDSAQLLTGRAFQGATVGLAPVEGMCRAESSGGVSTVSPAGGGEGRDRRLYGRSDRPPTAPQDHSELPIGAAATMAHEIGHSLGLSHDPDGCCVEAAAESGGCVMAAATGHPFPRVFSACSRRQLRAFFRKGGGACLSNAPDPGLPVPPALCGNGFVEAGEECDCGSGQVKSARPAPTCPLRSGLGRCAVTWSLLAFLVPGVPRPLLLCSQLLAAPGGPVRPRRLLRALPGSPVGCWAWVGLAPPAPSRALDMDLSLHVASLCLPHHPSPAQLKPAGALCRQAMGDCDLPEFCTGTSSHCPPDVYLLDGSPCARGSGYCWDGACPTLEQQCQQLWGPGSHPAPEACFQVVNSAGDAHGNCGQDSEGHFLPCAGRDALCGKLQCQGGKPSLLTPHMVPVDSTVHLDGHKVTCRGALALPSAQLDLLGLGLVEPGTQCGPRMVCNSNHNCHCAPGWAPPFCDKPGFGGSMDSGPVQAENHDTFLLAMLLSVLLPLLPGAGLAWCCYRLPGAHLQRCSWGCRRDPACSGPKDGPHRDHPLGGIHPMELGPTATGQPWPLDPENSHEPSSHPEKPLPAVSPDPQDQVQMPRSCLW is encoded by the exons ATGGGCTGGAGGCCCCGGAGAGCTCGGGGGACCccgttgctgctgctgctactactgcTGCTGCTCTGGCCAGTGCCAAGCGCCGGGGTGCTTCAAG GACATATCCCTGGGCAGCCAGTCACCCCGCACTGGGTCCTGGATGGACAACCCTGGCGCGCCGTCAGCCTGGAGGAGCCG GTCTCGAAGCCAGACATGGGGCTGGTGGCCCTGGAGGCTGAAGGCCAGGAGCTCCTGCTTGAGCTGGAGAAGAACCA CAGGCTGCTGGCCCCAGGATACATAGAAACCCACTACAGCCCAGATGGGCAGCCAGTGGTGCTGGCCCCCAACCACACGGTGAGATGCTTCCATGGGCTCTGGGATGCACCCCCAGAG GATCATTGCCACTACCAAGGGCGAGTAAGGGGCTTCCCCGACTCCTGGGTAGTCCTCTGCACCTGCTCTGGGATGAG TGGCCTGATCACCCTCAGCAGGAATGCCAGCTATTATCTGCGTCCCTGGCCACCCCGGGGCTCCAAGGACTTCTCAACCCACAAGATCTTTCGGATGGAGCAGCTGCTCACCTGGAAAGGAGCCTGTGGCCACAGGGATCCTGGGAACAAAGCGGGCATGACCAGCCTTCCTGGTGGTCCCCAGAGCAGG GACAGGCGAGAAGCGCTCAGGACCCGGAAGTACCTGGAACTGTACATTGTGGCAGACCACACCCTG TTCTTGACTCGGCACCGAAACTTGAACCACACCAAACAGCGTCTCCTGGAAGTCGCCAACTACGTGGACCAG CTTCTCAGGACTCTGGACATTCAGGTGGTGCTGGCCGGCCTGGAAGTGTGGACCGAGCGGGACCGCAGCCGCGTCACGCAGGACGCCAACGCCACGCTCTGGGCCTTCCTGCAGTGGCGCCGGGGGCTGTGGGCGCAGCGGCCCCACGACTCCGCGCAGCTGCTCAC GGGCCGCGCCTTCCAGGGCGCCACAGTGGGCCTGGCGCCCGTCGAGGGCATGTGCCGCGCCGAGAGCTCGGGAGGCGTGAGCACGGTGAGCCCCGCGGGCGGGGGCGAGGGGAGAGACAGGAGACTCTACGGCCGCAGTGACCGCCCTCCCACGGCCCCGCAGGACCACTCGGAGCTCCCCATTGGCGCCGCAGCCACCATGGCCCATGAGATCGGCCACAGCCTCGGCCTCAGCCACGACCCCGACGGCTGCTGCGTGGAGGCTGCGGCCGAGTCCGGAGGCTGCGTCATGGCTGCGGCCACCGG GCACCCGTTTCCGCGCGTGTTCAGCGCCTGCAGCCGCCGCCAGCTGCGCGCCTTCTTCCGCAAGGGGGGCGGCGCTTGCCTCTCCAATGCCCCGGACCCCGGACTCCCGGTGCCGCCGGCGCTCTGCGGGAACGGCTTCGTGGAAGCGGGCGAGGAGTGTGACTGCGGCTCTGGCCAGGTTAAGTCGGCTCGCCCGGCCCCCACTTGCCCTCTCCGCTCAGGTCTGGGGCGCTGCGCCGTCACCTGGTCCCTTCTTGCCTTTCTGGTCCCAGGAGTGCCGCGACCTCTGCTGCTTTGCTCACAACTGCTCGCTGCGCCCGGGGGCCCAGTGCGCCCACGGAGACTGCTGCGTGCACTGCCTG GTTCCCCCGTTGGGTGCTGGGCTTGGGTAGGCCTGGCTCCCCCAGCTCCGAGCCGCGCTCTGGACATGGACCTCTCACTGCACGTGgcctctctctgccttccccaCCACCCGTCACCTGCGCAGCTGAAGCCGGCTGGAGCGCTGTGCCGCCAGGCCATGGGTGACTGTGACCTCCCTGAGTTTTGCACGGGCACCTCCTCCCACTGTCCCCCAGACGTTTACCTACTGGACGGCTCACCCTGTGCCAGGGGCAGTGGCTACTGCTGGGATGGCGCATGTCCCACGCTGGAGCAGCAGTGCCAGCAGCTCTGGGGGCCTG GCTCCCATCCAGCTCCCGAGGCCTGTTTCCAGGTGGTGAACTCTGCGGGAGATGCTCATGGAAACTGCGGCCAGGACAGCGAGGGCCACTTCCTGCCCTGTGCAGGGAG GGATGCCCTGTGTGGGAAGCTGCAGTGCCAGGGTGGAAAGCCCAGCCTGCTCACACCGCACATGGTGCCAGTGGACTCTACCGTTCACCTAGATGGCCACAAAGTGACCTGTCGGGGAGCCTTGGCACTCCCCAGTGCCCAGCTGGACCTGCTTGGCCTGGGCCTGGTAGAGCCAGGCACCCAGTGTGGACCTAGAATG GTTTGCAATAGCAACCATAactgccactgtgctccaggctgggctcCACCCTTCTGTGACAAGCCAGGCTTTGGTGGCAGCATGGACAGTGGCCCTGTGCAGGCTGAAA ACCATGACACCTTCCTGCTGGCCATGCTCCTCAGCGTCCTGCTGCCTCTGCTCCCAGGGGCCGGCCTGGCCTGGTGTTGCTACCGACTCCCAGGAGCCCATCTGCAGCGatgcagctggggctgcaggaggGACCCTGCGTGCAGTGG CCCCAAAGATGGCCCACACAGGGACCACCCCCTGGGCGGCATTCACCCCATGGAGTTGGGCCCCACAGCCACTGGACAGCCCTGGCCCCTGG ACCCTGAGAACTCTCATGAGCCCAGCAGCCACCCTGAGAAGCCTCTGCCAGCAGTCTCGCCTGACCCCCAAG ATCAAGTCCAGATGCCAAGATCCTGCCTCTGGTGA